From Toxorhynchites rutilus septentrionalis strain SRP chromosome 2, ASM2978413v1, whole genome shotgun sequence, a single genomic window includes:
- the LOC129767799 gene encoding zinc finger protein 26-like isoform X3, producing MECSRMSGETTRICRLCLGKEVKLTRTFEDDCGTDDALLQKIYECTTLKIKLKPAYPSSICAICDTKLTEYSKFRAKCIENDHLLRTLLDIDEDDDDDAVVNDSNNGSENELSEEKKVAENGGKKLDGQESSEIAELSLQLYGSSDETTVSQSEFTGTDDTSAPEGRSSPAPLPKITSVTSNAIIEPIATTAAESSDEQTVVVARPTISVKPISSLSSTPSSSSSTATVEHNIKQLLTKALAHREADKTPQIQPVIGADGRLECTICARPFRNTYTLRRHMNLHTEQNLFTCEYCGKKFNDRSNWKIHLRAHTGDNLLRCAVCFKTFISPSTLKYHLRAHRKIKVFECRLCVETTDSYDALAAHVSTKHSDVRPEDLAKSAEDSFAAGDFLKIEMEADETTLTAVLPCITEALESAESIETPPIPDPPEVTATAKTTTTDSAVLGIPGELKIKEELPDMDDVEIKQEPVEDDTLAPDPSGENRVQKQLEALIPSADEEAPPVILFRCDYCMKIFKYLYELRVHMKIHNGTKLPMLTGEQAHDATPGTTLVVPPESPPPKRPRHPSIDADVGELANAPQPEHKCSKCDKCFRTEDLLRVHIETHKTDDNVTQARSCKMCFKTFKCELNLASHLRKHHPFEAFLADQQLQQMQQPVGSEDDKPESPCSSSNDGNQSQGESPESSSGNAEGSSSADRKCEICALSFDCAYSLEKHVLTHFKNNEAVTFVPSADRPYKCTECHKRFKRKDYLLIHIRTHTGERRHKCDMCSSAFVHPSNLITHRKLHSNERPFKCDLCPAAFKLFAGLKIHRKRCALKYLQENSVTIK from the exons ATCAAGTTAAAACCTGCCTACCCATCATCAATTTGTGCAATATGTGACACTAAACTAACCGAGTACAGCAAGTTTCGAGCAAAATGCATCGAAAATGATCATCTTCTTCGAACGCTGCTGGATATCGAcgaagacgacgacgacgacgctgTCGTGAACGACAGTAACAATGGGAGTGAAAACGAACTATCAGAAGAGAAAAAAGTCGCAGAAAACGGAGGAAAAAAATTGGACGGTCAAGAATCGTCTGAGATTGCCGAATTGTCCCTTCAACTGTATGGTTCCTCAGACGAAACTACCGTTAGCCAGAGCGAATTCACGGGAACAGATGATACGTCCGCACCCGAAGGCAGAAGTTCACCTGCTCCCCTGCCGAAAATTACCAGCGTTACCTCCAATGCTATCATCGAACCGATCGCAACCACTGCAGCGGAGTCATCGGATGAGCAGACAGTGGTCGTTGCAAGGCCCACTATCTCCGTCAAACCAATATCCAGCCTTTCGTCGACTCCCTCCAGTTCTTCTTCAACGGCAACGGTAGAACACAATATCAAACAATTGCTAACGAAAGCTCTTGCTCATCGAGAAGCGGATAAAACGCCACAAATACAGCCTGTGATTGGTGCAGATGGACGTCTCGAGTGTACTATCTGTGCGCGTCCCTTCCGGAACACGTATACCCTTCGTCGTCACATGAATCTACACACCGAGCAGAACCTCTTCACTTGCGAGTATTGCGGGAAAAAGTTCAACGATCGCTCCAACTGGAAGATTCATCTCCGAGCCCATACCGGTGATAATCTGTTGCGGTGCGCTGTCTGCTTCAAAACATTCATTTCTCCTTCGACGTTGAAGTATCACTTGCGAGCGCACAGAAAAATAAAGGTTTTCGAGTGTAGGCTTTGTGTGGAGACAACCGATTCGTACGATGCGTTAGCAGCACACGTTTCTACTAAGCATAGCGATGTTCGGCCTGAAGATCTCGCCAAATCCGCTGAAGATTCTTTTGCAGCTGGAGATTTTCTGAAGATTGAAATGGAAGCAGATGAGACCACACTGACCGCAGTGTTGCCCTGCATTACAGAAGCACTGGAATCGGCCGAATCGATAGAAACGCCTCCAATTCCGGATCCTCCGGAAGTTACCGCAACTGCGAAGACGACAACGACAGATTCTGCGGTGTTGGGGATACCCGGAGAGCTTAAAATTAAGGAAGAACTTCCCGATATGGACGATGTTGAGATTAAACAGGAACCGGTGGAGGACGACACTCTGGCGCCGGATCCAAGCGGGGAAAACCGCGTTCAGAAACAGTTGGAAGCCTTGATCCCGTCCGCAGATGAG GAAGCGCCTCCTGTTATTCTGTTCCGTTGTGACTATTGCATGAAAATCTTCAAATACTTGTACGAGTTGCGAGTGCATATGAAAATTCATAACGGCACAAAACTGCCCATGTTAACCGGCGAGCAGGCGCATGATGCTACTCCGGGGACGACGCTGGTGGTACCACCGGAATCACCACCACCCAAGAGACCCCGTCATCCATCGATAGATGCCGATGTGGGTGAATTGGCTAACGCTCCTCAACCGGAACACAAGTGTAGCAAGTGTGACAAGTGTTTCCGGACGGAGGATCTGCTTAGGGTACACATTGAAACGCATAAAACCGATGACAATGTCACGCAAGCGAGAAGCTGTAAGATGTGCTTCAAAACGTTCAAGTGCGAGCTGAACTTGGCCTCACATTTGCGCAAACATCATCCATTTGAGGCTTTTCTTGCAGACCAACAGCTACAACAGATGCAACAACCAGTCGGCTCGGAAGATGATAAGCCCGAATCGCCGTGCAGTAGCAGCAACGATGGCAATCAATCGCAGGGAGAATCCCCTGAATCATCCTCCGGGAACGCCGAAGGTTCGTCGTCTGCCGATCGTAAGTGCGAAATTTGTGCGCTTTCCTTCGATTGTGCGTACTCGCTGGAGAAGCACGTGCTGACTCACTTCAAGAACAATGAGGCGGTCACGTTTGTGCCATCGGCCGACCGGCCCTACAAGTGTACCGAGTGCCATAAGCGATTCAAGCGGAAGGACTACCTGCTGATCCACATACGAACGCATACTGGCGAACGGCGACACAAATGTGACATGTGCTCGAGCGCGTTTGTTCATCCGTCGAACCTGATCACACATCGCAAGCTGCACTCCAACGAACGACCGTTCAAGTGCGATCTCTGCCCGGCCGCGTTCAAGCTGTTCGCTGGGCTGAAAATTCATCGGAAGCGGTGTGCACTCAAGTATCTGCAGGAGAACAGCGTGACGATAAAGTAA
- the LOC129767799 gene encoding zinc finger protein 26-like isoform X2, whose amino-acid sequence MKQYGSSANVTIGETTRICRLCLGKEVKLTRTFEDDCGTDDALLQKIYECTTLKIKLKPAYPSSICAICDTKLTEYSKFRAKCIENDHLLRTLLDIDEDDDDDAVVNDSNNGSENELSEEKKVAENGGKKLDGQESSEIAELSLQLYGSSDETTVSQSEFTGTDDTSAPEGRSSPAPLPKITSVTSNAIIEPIATTAAESSDEQTVVVARPTISVKPISSLSSTPSSSSSTATVEHNIKQLLTKALAHREADKTPQIQPVIGADGRLECTICARPFRNTYTLRRHMNLHTEQNLFTCEYCGKKFNDRSNWKIHLRAHTGDNLLRCAVCFKTFISPSTLKYHLRAHRKIKVFECRLCVETTDSYDALAAHVSTKHSDVRPEDLAKSAEDSFAAGDFLKIEMEADETTLTAVLPCITEALESAESIETPPIPDPPEVTATAKTTTTDSAVLGIPGELKIKEELPDMDDVEIKQEPVEDDTLAPDPSGENRVQKQLEALIPSADEEAPPVILFRCDYCMKIFKYLYELRVHMKIHNGTKLPMLTGEQAHDATPGTTLVVPPESPPPKRPRHPSIDADVGELANAPQPEHKCSKCDKCFRTEDLLRVHIETHKTDDNVTQARSCKMCFKTFKCELNLASHLRKHHPFEAFLADQQLQQMQQPVGSEDDKPESPCSSSNDGNQSQGESPESSSGNAEGSSSADRKCEICALSFDCAYSLEKHVLTHFKNNEAVTFVPSADRPYKCTECHKRFKRKDYLLIHIRTHTGERRHKCDMCSSAFVHPSNLITHRKLHSNERPFKCDLCPAAFKLFAGLKIHRKRCALKYLQENSVTIK is encoded by the exons ATCAAGTTAAAACCTGCCTACCCATCATCAATTTGTGCAATATGTGACACTAAACTAACCGAGTACAGCAAGTTTCGAGCAAAATGCATCGAAAATGATCATCTTCTTCGAACGCTGCTGGATATCGAcgaagacgacgacgacgacgctgTCGTGAACGACAGTAACAATGGGAGTGAAAACGAACTATCAGAAGAGAAAAAAGTCGCAGAAAACGGAGGAAAAAAATTGGACGGTCAAGAATCGTCTGAGATTGCCGAATTGTCCCTTCAACTGTATGGTTCCTCAGACGAAACTACCGTTAGCCAGAGCGAATTCACGGGAACAGATGATACGTCCGCACCCGAAGGCAGAAGTTCACCTGCTCCCCTGCCGAAAATTACCAGCGTTACCTCCAATGCTATCATCGAACCGATCGCAACCACTGCAGCGGAGTCATCGGATGAGCAGACAGTGGTCGTTGCAAGGCCCACTATCTCCGTCAAACCAATATCCAGCCTTTCGTCGACTCCCTCCAGTTCTTCTTCAACGGCAACGGTAGAACACAATATCAAACAATTGCTAACGAAAGCTCTTGCTCATCGAGAAGCGGATAAAACGCCACAAATACAGCCTGTGATTGGTGCAGATGGACGTCTCGAGTGTACTATCTGTGCGCGTCCCTTCCGGAACACGTATACCCTTCGTCGTCACATGAATCTACACACCGAGCAGAACCTCTTCACTTGCGAGTATTGCGGGAAAAAGTTCAACGATCGCTCCAACTGGAAGATTCATCTCCGAGCCCATACCGGTGATAATCTGTTGCGGTGCGCTGTCTGCTTCAAAACATTCATTTCTCCTTCGACGTTGAAGTATCACTTGCGAGCGCACAGAAAAATAAAGGTTTTCGAGTGTAGGCTTTGTGTGGAGACAACCGATTCGTACGATGCGTTAGCAGCACACGTTTCTACTAAGCATAGCGATGTTCGGCCTGAAGATCTCGCCAAATCCGCTGAAGATTCTTTTGCAGCTGGAGATTTTCTGAAGATTGAAATGGAAGCAGATGAGACCACACTGACCGCAGTGTTGCCCTGCATTACAGAAGCACTGGAATCGGCCGAATCGATAGAAACGCCTCCAATTCCGGATCCTCCGGAAGTTACCGCAACTGCGAAGACGACAACGACAGATTCTGCGGTGTTGGGGATACCCGGAGAGCTTAAAATTAAGGAAGAACTTCCCGATATGGACGATGTTGAGATTAAACAGGAACCGGTGGAGGACGACACTCTGGCGCCGGATCCAAGCGGGGAAAACCGCGTTCAGAAACAGTTGGAAGCCTTGATCCCGTCCGCAGATGAG GAAGCGCCTCCTGTTATTCTGTTCCGTTGTGACTATTGCATGAAAATCTTCAAATACTTGTACGAGTTGCGAGTGCATATGAAAATTCATAACGGCACAAAACTGCCCATGTTAACCGGCGAGCAGGCGCATGATGCTACTCCGGGGACGACGCTGGTGGTACCACCGGAATCACCACCACCCAAGAGACCCCGTCATCCATCGATAGATGCCGATGTGGGTGAATTGGCTAACGCTCCTCAACCGGAACACAAGTGTAGCAAGTGTGACAAGTGTTTCCGGACGGAGGATCTGCTTAGGGTACACATTGAAACGCATAAAACCGATGACAATGTCACGCAAGCGAGAAGCTGTAAGATGTGCTTCAAAACGTTCAAGTGCGAGCTGAACTTGGCCTCACATTTGCGCAAACATCATCCATTTGAGGCTTTTCTTGCAGACCAACAGCTACAACAGATGCAACAACCAGTCGGCTCGGAAGATGATAAGCCCGAATCGCCGTGCAGTAGCAGCAACGATGGCAATCAATCGCAGGGAGAATCCCCTGAATCATCCTCCGGGAACGCCGAAGGTTCGTCGTCTGCCGATCGTAAGTGCGAAATTTGTGCGCTTTCCTTCGATTGTGCGTACTCGCTGGAGAAGCACGTGCTGACTCACTTCAAGAACAATGAGGCGGTCACGTTTGTGCCATCGGCCGACCGGCCCTACAAGTGTACCGAGTGCCATAAGCGATTCAAGCGGAAGGACTACCTGCTGATCCACATACGAACGCATACTGGCGAACGGCGACACAAATGTGACATGTGCTCGAGCGCGTTTGTTCATCCGTCGAACCTGATCACACATCGCAAGCTGCACTCCAACGAACGACCGTTCAAGTGCGATCTCTGCCCGGCCGCGTTCAAGCTGTTCGCTGGGCTGAAAATTCATCGGAAGCGGTGTGCACTCAAGTATCTGCAGGAGAACAGCGTGACGATAAAGTAA